The genomic window CTCACGTTGGTGATGATCGGCAGGATCATGATCGCGAGCAGGATGCCGACGGTGAGCATCGAACGGGGGGCGCCGCCCTGCCATTCGAAGATGCCGGTCCAGCCGAGGTAGTCGTTCAGCCAGCCGTAGAGCCCGTCGAGCTGCGGTACGAGGACCAGGGCGCCCCAGAGGCCGTACACGATGGACGGCACGGCGGCGAGCAGGTCGATCACGTACGCGATGGGGCCGCCCAGCTTGCGCGGGGCGTAGTGCGTGATGAACAGGGCGATACCGACCGCGACCGGCACCGCGATGGCCATCGCGATGACCGACGAGACGATGGTGCCGAAGGCCAGGACCGCGATACCGAAGACCGGCGGGGCCGCGGTGGGGTTCCACTCGAAGGTCGTGAAGAAGTTGGCCTCGTCCTCACTGATCGCGAGCGCGGCACGGTAGCTGAGGAACACGGCGATGGCCGCCATGAGCGCCAGCAGGAAGATGCCGGATCCGCGGGAGAGGCCGAGGAAGATCCGGTCGCCGGGGCGGGTCGCGGCACGTGCGGCGCGCTTCTGCTCGGCGTCGGAAGGCTGTGGGGTGGGGGGAGCGGGAGTGTCTTTTGTAGATATGTCCATCAAGGTCTCCGGTCTGCGGAGCCGTCTCCGTGCGGGCGGCGGCTCGGGGCGGAACCGCCCCCTGTGGGGGGAGGCTCCTGGCGGCGGTGCACCGGACGGTGCGGCCCAGTCCCGGTGGGGACTGGACCGCACTCAGGTCAGCTCAGTTCAGAGATGGTCGTACGGACCTTGGTGATGATCTCCTCGGGCATCGGGGCGTACCCGGCCTCGGCGAGCAGCGCCTGGCCGTCCTCGGACGCGATGTAGGTGAGGAAGGACTTGGTGGCGGGCAGGGTGTCCGCCTTGTTGCCCTTGTCACAGACGATCTCGTAGGTGACCAGGGTGATCGGGTAGGCGCCCTCGGCGGTGGGCTCGTAGTTGACCTTCAGCGCGAGGTCCTTGCCGGTGCCCACGATCTCGGCCTCGGCGATGGCCTTGGTGGCGTTCTCGACGGTCGCCTCGACCGGTGCGGCGGCACCGGTCTTGACGTCGACCGTGCTGATGCCGTCCTTGGCGTAGGAGAGCTCCATGTAGGAGATCGCGCCCTCGGTCTCCTTCACGCCCTGCGCGACACCGGAGGAGCCCTGCGCGGACTGGCCGCCCTTGGCCTCCCAGGCCTTGCCGCCCTCGTACTTCCAGTTGTCGCCGGACGCGGCGATCAGGTACTTGGTGAAGTTGTCCGTGGTGCCGGACTCGTCCGAGCGGTGGAAGGCCTGGATCTTGAGGTCGGGCAGCTTCGCGTCGGGGTTCAGCGCCGCGATGGCCTTGTCGTTCCACTTCGTGATCTTGCTGTCGAAGATCAGGGCGAGGGTCTTGGCGTCCAGGATCAGGTTGTCGACACCCGGGACGTTGTAACCGACCGCGATCGGGCCGCCGACCATCGGCAGGTCGATGCCCTGACCGCCGGAGCAGATCTCCTTGGAAGCCGTGACCTCTTCGGGCTTCAGCGCCGAGTCGGAGCCCGCGAAGGCGACCTGGCCCTGGGTGAACGCGGTGATACCGGCGCCCGAGCCGCTGCCCTTGTAGTTGATCACGACGTCCTTGCAGACGGCCGAGTACTGCTTGACCCACGCGTCGATCGCGTTCTTCTGCGCGGAGGAGCCGTCGGCCAGCAGCTGGCCCTTGGCGTCGCCGCAGTCGATGTCGCTCTTGGCGGTCGCCGTGCTGTCGCCGTTGCTCGTGGTGCTGGTGTCGTCGGACCCGCACGCCGTGAGGGTCAGGGCGCCGGTGACGGCGACAGCACCGAGAGAAAGGGCGCGCAGCCGGTTCTTGCGCTGAAGCTTCACTTTCGGGAGTTCCTTCCAGGAGCCGCCGTCCAGATTGGCGGCGTGCGAAGTCGTCGTATCAGTCTCGGGACCTGTCCAGCTGATGCCTCTGGTCCCTCAGACTGCTGTCGCCACGGGCCGCGCGGCCGTATTAAGGCCCGCGCCCCGCACCGGGTAAGGCCGAAATTAGGCAGATCAGGTGAAGCCGCCAATGGACGGAAGTGAACGGCGAGTGAACCCCTGCCGACAGTGCGGTGAGGTCACGGAACGCTTACGGGGAGAGCACGCGAGTATTCCGATCCCGAAACCCCCGAACAGCCACACCACCGGCCCCCCCCGGTACCCACGCGTCCCGGGGGCGGCCTCTCCCAATCACCTCACTGGTCCCGGGGGAGACGGGGGTTCCGCTACGCCTCAGGTGTCCTGGGAGAACGGGCTCTCGGTGGGGTGCCACCGCGCTTCAGCTGCCCCTGAGGGAACGGGCTCTCGATAGGGTGCCGCCACGCTTCAGCTATCCCTGAGGGAATGCGGCACATCACCCGCTCACCACGGCGTCCTTCTCACCCCCAGCGGGAGCCTGGCGGCGGCAGCCACAGAGTGGGAACCCCCACCCCGCCAGCCCCGTCTCGTTCCACGACCCATCGCGCGGCGCCCGGAGGCACACATGGAACGACGCACCTTCATCGGTGGCGGCGCAGCCGCACTCGCCACCCTCGCCACCTCCGCCTGCACAGCCGACGGCACCGGCACGGGCGCCCAGGCCACGGACACCTCCCTCCGTACGGCCACCGGCGCGGGAAGCCCGGCCCCCGGCACCGCCTCCAAAACCACCGCCGCGAACTGGTCCGCCCTCGCCCGGGACCTCGACGGCCCCCTCATCCGCCCCGGCGACAAGTCCTGGTCCACAGCCCGCCAGCTCTACAACACCCGCTTCGACAACCTCAAACCCACCGCCGTCGCCTACGTCGCCCACCCCGACGACATCCGCACCACCCTCGCCTACGCCAGGGCCCACGACATCAAGGTCTCGATCCGCAACGGCGGCCACTCCTACGCCGGCTGGTCCTCCGGCAACGGCCGCCTCGTCATAGACATATCGAAACTGAACAAGGTCCGCGCCTCCGCGAACGAAGCCGTGATCGGCGCCGGCGCGAAACTCATCGACGTCTACCGAGCCCTGGCCGCCAAGGGCGTGACCATCCCCGCCGGCTCCTGCCCCACCGTCGGCGTCTCCGGCCTCACCCTCGGCGGCGGCCACGGAGTGACCTCCCGCGCCTACGGCCTGACCTGCGACAGCCTCACCCAGGCCACGCTGATCACAGCGGACGGAAAGCTGCTCACCGCGAACGCCACCACGAACAAGGACCTCTTCTGGGCCCTACGAGGCGCAGGCAACGGCAACTTCGGCGTGGTCACCGAACTCCGCTTCAAGACCCACCCGGCCCCCCAGGGCGTCACCGCCTACCTCACCTGGCCGTGGTCGAAGGCCGCCGCCGTACTGAAGGCCTGGCAGGAGTGGGGCCCCACCCAGCCCGACGAGATCTGGTCGTCCTGCCACATCCAGAACGGAGGCACCCCGTCCGTCTCGGTCGCCGCCTTCTCCCTCGGCACATACGGCGAACTCGAGAACGCCCTCGACCGCCTGGCCGACCGCGTCGGCACCCCCGCCCGCAGCGTCTCCCTCAGGCGCCGCTCGTACGAGGACGCCATGGAGGTCTACGCGGGCTGCTCCTCCTTCTCGACCGACGCCAAGTGCCACCTGCCCGGCTCGACCCCGGGCCGCTCCCCCCAGGGCGCACTGGGCCGCGAGACGTACGCGGCCCGCTCGGACTTCTTCGACCGCTCGATCTCCTCGGCGGGCATCCAGACCCTCCTGACCCAGATCAGCGGAGTACGAGGCGGAGCCGGCTCAATCCAGCTGACAGCCCTCGGCGGCCAGGTCAACCGCGTCTCCCCCACAGCAACCGCCTTTGTCCACCGCCGCTCCCGCATGCTGGCCCAGTACCTCGCCTCCTGGAAGCCCGGCACCTCCGGCACGACGGCCCAGTCCTGGCTGAACACGGCCCACAAGTCCATGACCCCCCACGCCTCCGGCGCCGCCTACCAGAACTACACCGACCCCACCCTCCCCAACTGGAAAAAGTCCTACTACGGCGACGCGGCCCCCCGCCTCACCACCCTGAAGAAGAAGTACGACCCGAAGAACTTCTTCAAGTTCCCGCAGTCCCTGTAGGCCCCACGCCCGCAGCGCCTCCTCTCGAAGGCCCGCAGGCCTCTTCAAGGGGCGCGGGGAACTGCGCGATCAGCCCCCACACACCCGCACCCGCCGAACGACCGAACCCCCCGAGCCATGAGGCGATTGCGAGGTGCGACGCCTTACAGCTCGGGGGGTCGAAGGGACACAGCCCCTGGGGACGGGACGGGCAGGGACGGCGGAGGCGAAAAACCCGGAGACGAACCCTCAGGCCGCCAAGTCCCGCTCCTCCGCCGAAGCCCCCTCAACCCGAGCCCCCGGAATCACCGCCCGCCCCTCATCCCGCCCCCGAGCGCGCACGACCCACCCCACCCGAGGCGACCGCTCCACCGCCTTCATCACCGGCGTGAGCAACGCCATCGCCAGCGGCGAAAGCAACAACGCGACAGCGGTCCCCAACGCGAACCCACCGATCACATCGGTCGGATAGTGCACTCCCATGTAAACCCGGATGAACCCCCCGAGCAGCCCGACCACCAGCCCGACCACTCCGAACTTCCGATCGGCGACGAACAGGCCCACCGCCATCGCCATGATCAGAGTCGCGTGATCACTCACGAACGAGTAGTCGGTCTTCCCGGAGACCAACACGTCCAGCCCTTCGTGATCGAGAAAGGGCCGAGGCCGCTCGACGAACCCACGAATCGGCACATTGATCAGCACGGCGACACCGGCGGCAAGCGGCGCCCACACCAACGCGGCCACGGACGACGCGGCATCCTCCCCGCCCCGTCTCCGCACGCTCCACCAGCACCCCAGGATCAGCAGCACCATGACGAAGAGGAGCCCGTACTCACCCACGAACTCCATGACCCGGTCGAGCCAGGCCGGCGCATCCTTGGCCAGACCATTGATGTCGTAGAGCAGCTCAACGTCGGGGTTGGATCCGGATTCAGCGGCAAGTGCGGCATGCGCGGCGAGTCCAGCCATCGTGCTGCGGCCCTTTCGTCATCGTTCTCGCGACCGCACCCGTACGTGCGCCGCGCTCTGCCACCCCCGTGGTGTGCGTAGTGCTTCCGCGTAAGCGTCAACGCGCTACGTCAAATAGGAACGCACACTCCTCTTCAATGCGTTCCACCCTCCACTGAATGATCACCCAGACGTTATCGAAGAGATACACGTCTCCGCAGCTCAGGGCAGGGGTTCACGGAGAATTACGACACCGTCAGACCGTCGTGGGCAACGCTTTCGCGCCATCTTCGGTGACCCGGGTGGCACCGAAGTAGTCGGGGGTGTCAATCGGGTCGAAACGGATGACGGCACCCGTCCGCGGTGCGTCAATCATGTATCCGCCCCCCACATAAATTCCGACGTGCCGAATGGCCCGGGAGTTGGTGAGGTCGTCGGAGAAGAACACCAGATCCCCCGGCAGCAACTCGCCGCGCGACGGATGCGGCCCGGCGTTGTACTGATCGTTCGCGACGCGCGGCAGCGTGATCCCCACACTCTCGTACGCCGCCTGCGTCAGCCCCGAGCAGTCGAAGCGTCCGCCCTGCTCAGCGGTACCGGTACCGCCCCACAGATACGGCGTCCCGAGCTTCTTCTGCGCGTACGAGATGGCCCCGGCCGCCTGCTCGCTCGGATCGACCCGGGTCGTGGGCGCCGCGAAACTCTCCTGCAGCGTCGTGATCGTCTTGACGTAGTTCTGGGTCTCCTTGTACGGCGGGACGCCCCCGTACTTGATGACGGCGTACGCCCCCGCGTTGTAGGAAGCGAGCATGTTCGCCGTCGGATCACCGGGCACGTCCTCCACGTACGACGCGAGCTTGCAGTCGTACGAGGCGGCCGACGGAATCGCGTCATTCGGGTCCCAGACATCGCGGTCGCCGTCGCCGTCCCCGTCGAGCCCGTGCGTCGCCCACGTCCCCGGAATGAATTGCGCGATCCCCTGCGCGGCGGCGTGACTCTGCGCCTTGGGATTGAACCCGCTCTCCTGATACAGCTGCGCGGCGAGCAGCGCGGGATTGATCGCGCTGCACAGATTGCCCCATTTCTGCACGAGCGTCTGATAAGCGGCGGGTACGGCCCCCTTGGCCAGTCCGACCGATTTGCCGCCGACCCCGTTGGCAAGATTCCCGGCGACGAGGTAGACACCCACGACCAGCAGCATCACGAAGCTGAGTCCGGCGCTGCCGGCAGCGATCACCACGATCCACGCCTTACGCACCGTCAACCGCCCCTCACCGCCCGCCAGTCCGCCGACGGCAAGTGTAGAGCCGACCATCCGCCTTAGGAATGATCAACCGACGCTCCCCAGGTCACCCCACGGCGACTTCCCGCCGCGCGAGACGCCGAGTTCGCGCAGCACGGTGGAGTCGGTCGAATACTGCTCCTGTCCGCTACTGCACTGCTCCTGTCCCCTACTGCTCCTGTCCGCCTCGCTCAAGAGGAGAAGTCCCCGTGTCTGACATTCCCCCGGACCTCGACTGGATCCGCGCCGCCCCCGAGGACGCGACGGGCCCCGGCCCCTGGATCGAGCTGGCCTTCGGAGCCGGTGACGGCGAGGACGACCCCGAGGCCCCCGTCTACATTCGCGAAACGAGCGACCCGGACAACGTCGTGACGACGAACCGCCGAAAGTGGGACGCCTTCGTACTGGGCGTCCAGGCAGGGGAGTTCGACCACTTCGTAGAGGGAGTCGAGGGCTTCGAACCGACGGCACGGCAGCCGGAGGCCTGAAAAAGCGCCCGGAACCGGGGGCGTCCGGCGGTGTTCACCCGGCCGCGGTGTTGATCACGCAGAAGAGATTGCCCTCGGGGTCCGCGAGTACGACGAAGTCCGCGACCTCGGGATAGTCCCACTCCACCCGGACGGCCCCGAGCGCCGACAGGCGCTCCACCTCGGCCCGTTGCTCCTCCGCACTGTCGGTCCAGAGGTCGAGGTGCGTACGGTCGTCCTCGTCCAGCCAGAGCAGCGGCCCGGTACCGCCGGGCGGGGTCAGCACTTCGGGCCGGCCGGGGCGGGGGGTATGGCCGAGGGCGGTGCTCCAGAAGGCGGAGGCGCGGTCGAGGTCAGAGACGTTCAGCACGATCGATCCGATTCTCAGCATCGGCGCAGGATGGCAGGGCGGGGCGGTGGCGGTCACCCCCGAGCCCGGGGGCGCCCTCAGGGCCGTACGCGGGAGAGCGTCAACCTCCGCCGCTCCCGGTCGACTTCCGTGACCACGACCGTGATCTCGTCCCCCGCCTCGACGACCCCGTCCGGCGTCTCCACCGGCTCCGCCGTGAGCTCGCTCAGCGGGACGAGCCCCTCGATCCCGTCGGCCACCTCGACGAACACGCCGAACGGAACCAGTTTGGTGACCCGTCCGCGCAGCTTCCGCCCCGCCTCGACCCGGTCGGCGAACTCCTGGAAGGGATCCGGCCGCATCGCCCGCAACGACAGCCGGGCCTCGCCGTTCCAGGTGTCGAACTGCAGAAACTCGCAGGACACCCGCTGCCCGACCCGGACGACGTCCGAGACCGCTTCGATGCGCCGCCAGGACAGCTCGGGAACGGTGATGAACCCGACGCCGGGGTGGATCGGATGCTCCGGCCCGTCGTCCAGCGCCACGAACACCCCGAAGCTCTCGATCGACGCGACCGTCCCGGAAAGGACCGTGCCGAGCCGGAGCCCTTTCAGGAACGCCCAGAGTTCCGGATGCTCGGTGGCGGCCAACGACAGGTGGACCCGCCCCTCGTCCAGGTCGACGGCTGTCACCTCGGCGGTGATCCGCCGCCCGGCCTCCACAGCCGTGGCGGACCTCCGCCCCCACGGCATGTCCAACGACCCGATCGACCCCAGCGGACGTGCGGGAAAGCCGTCCAGCACCACCGCCGCCCCGTGCGATCGCGTCACTTCCGCGACGACCCCGCCGCAGACATCACCGACTCGTATCGCCGCCAGAAACGCCCGCACGGCGGCCTCCTGCCCCCTCGCCCTCTCCGGTTCACTCACCCTCTCCGGTCCCCGTCCCCGTCCCCGTCCCCGTATCCGCTCCCTCGCCGCCCTCGCCGCCCTCGGCTTCGGCGTCCGCCCCGGTGTACGCCGCGATCGTCCGGTCCGCGGCCGCCCGCGCGGCCCCCGCCTCGTCCCCATCGGCGACGGCGGCCTCGTACCACGCTTCCCCGCTGAGCGTCACGAACCGCCGCCCCTCGTCCGTCCCCATCCAGGCCATGGCCTCCTGGGGATCGACTGCGGCGCCGGTGGAGAGATGGATGACGAGCCCGATGAGCCCC from Streptomyces sp. DSM 40750 includes these protein-coding regions:
- the pstC gene encoding phosphate ABC transporter permease subunit PstC; translated protein: MDISTKDTPAPPTPQPSDAEQKRAARAATRPGDRIFLGLSRGSGIFLLALMAAIAVFLSYRAALAISEDEANFFTTFEWNPTAAPPVFGIAVLAFGTIVSSVIAMAIAVPVAVGIALFITHYAPRKLGGPIAYVIDLLAAVPSIVYGLWGALVLVPQLDGLYGWLNDYLGWTGIFEWQGGAPRSMLTVGILLAIMILPIITNVSREVFRQVPQMHEEAALALGATRWEVIRMAVLPFGRSGVISASMLGLGRALGETMAVAMVLSSSFEINLSLLDPGGGTFAQNIASKFSEATEIGRDALIASGLVLFVITLLVNGAARMIIARRKEFSGANA
- the pstS gene encoding phosphate ABC transporter substrate-binding protein PstS, which produces MKLQRKNRLRALSLGAVAVTGALTLTACGSDDTSTTSNGDSTATAKSDIDCGDAKGQLLADGSSAQKNAIDAWVKQYSAVCKDVVINYKGSGSGAGITAFTQGQVAFAGSDSALKPEEVTASKEICSGGQGIDLPMVGGPIAVGYNVPGVDNLILDAKTLALIFDSKITKWNDKAIAALNPDAKLPDLKIQAFHRSDESGTTDNFTKYLIAASGDNWKYEGGKAWEAKGGQSAQGSSGVAQGVKETEGAISYMELSYAKDGISTVDVKTGAAAPVEATVENATKAIAEAEIVGTGKDLALKVNYEPTAEGAYPITLVTYEIVCDKGNKADTLPATKSFLTYIASEDGQALLAEAGYAPMPEEIITKVRTTISELS
- a CDS encoding FAD-binding oxidoreductase produces the protein MERRTFIGGGAAALATLATSACTADGTGTGAQATDTSLRTATGAGSPAPGTASKTTAANWSALARDLDGPLIRPGDKSWSTARQLYNTRFDNLKPTAVAYVAHPDDIRTTLAYARAHDIKVSIRNGGHSYAGWSSGNGRLVIDISKLNKVRASANEAVIGAGAKLIDVYRALAAKGVTIPAGSCPTVGVSGLTLGGGHGVTSRAYGLTCDSLTQATLITADGKLLTANATTNKDLFWALRGAGNGNFGVVTELRFKTHPAPQGVTAYLTWPWSKAAAVLKAWQEWGPTQPDEIWSSCHIQNGGTPSVSVAAFSLGTYGELENALDRLADRVGTPARSVSLRRRSYEDAMEVYAGCSSFSTDAKCHLPGSTPGRSPQGALGRETYAARSDFFDRSISSAGIQTLLTQISGVRGGAGSIQLTALGGQVNRVSPTATAFVHRRSRMLAQYLASWKPGTSGTTAQSWLNTAHKSMTPHASGAAYQNYTDPTLPNWKKSYYGDAAPRLTTLKKKYDPKNFFKFPQSL
- a CDS encoding phosphatase PAP2 family protein — translated: MAGLAAHAALAAESGSNPDVELLYDINGLAKDAPAWLDRVMEFVGEYGLLFVMVLLILGCWWSVRRRGGEDAASSVAALVWAPLAAGVAVLINVPIRGFVERPRPFLDHEGLDVLVSGKTDYSFVSDHATLIMAMAVGLFVADRKFGVVGLVVGLLGGFIRVYMGVHYPTDVIGGFALGTAVALLLSPLAMALLTPVMKAVERSPRVGWVVRARGRDEGRAVIPGARVEGASAEERDLAA
- a CDS encoding C40 family peptidase, with protein sequence MTVRKAWIVVIAAGSAGLSFVMLLVVGVYLVAGNLANGVGGKSVGLAKGAVPAAYQTLVQKWGNLCSAINPALLAAQLYQESGFNPKAQSHAAAQGIAQFIPGTWATHGLDGDGDGDRDVWDPNDAIPSAASYDCKLASYVEDVPGDPTANMLASYNAGAYAVIKYGGVPPYKETQNYVKTITTLQESFAAPTTRVDPSEQAAGAISYAQKKLGTPYLWGGTGTAEQGGRFDCSGLTQAAYESVGITLPRVANDQYNAGPHPSRGELLPGDLVFFSDDLTNSRAIRHVGIYVGGGYMIDAPRTGAVIRFDPIDTPDYFGATRVTEDGAKALPTTV
- a CDS encoding DUF397 domain-containing protein — its product is MSDIPPDLDWIRAAPEDATGPGPWIELAFGAGDGEDDPEAPVYIRETSDPDNVVTTNRRKWDAFVLGVQAGEFDHFVEGVEGFEPTARQPEA
- a CDS encoding VOC family protein, which codes for MLRIGSIVLNVSDLDRASAFWSTALGHTPRPGRPEVLTPPGGTGPLLWLDEDDRTHLDLWTDSAEEQRAEVERLSALGAVRVEWDYPEVADFVVLADPEGNLFCVINTAAG
- a CDS encoding S1 RNA-binding domain-containing protein, whose translation is MRAFLAAIRVGDVCGGVVAEVTRSHGAAVVLDGFPARPLGSIGSLDMPWGRRSATAVEAGRRITAEVTAVDLDEGRVHLSLAATEHPELWAFLKGLRLGTVLSGTVASIESFGVFVALDDGPEHPIHPGVGFITVPELSWRRIEAVSDVVRVGQRVSCEFLQFDTWNGEARLSLRAMRPDPFQEFADRVEAGRKLRGRVTKLVPFGVFVEVADGIEGLVPLSELTAEPVETPDGVVEAGDEITVVVTEVDRERRRLTLSRVRP